The stretch of DNA CTTTGCCAATTCAGATTAAGCGAGCATTTAAAAATAATCCGGATGTTGATGTGTCGATAACCAGCAATACCAGTTGTGTTCATAATCAGACTCTAGAACAGATGTATGCCGTATTAGAAAGTGAACTGGAACTGAGAAAGTTTGATATTGTTATCCTGCAATTCTTTAATCATTACTTAAGCAGGTTAAGCGCAAAAAAAACCAGTAAATGGGATCGGCGAAAATTTAAGTACTTAAAAAGTATACAAAAAGATTGCCGCCGCAGTTAGGGCAGGAATTATACAGTCGGTATGCAAGCAGCTTTATAGATTCCGAATATAAAACTAAGCTAAGCAAGTGCGTTGAGTTGGTGCAAAATTATAATCAGGATTGCCATGTCTTTTTGATGACGCCAATTGCGCCCACTCACAAAAAGATCTGCTATATGACAGAGGTTTTTTATAAGCACTACCAGCTTGTCCATCAAGTAGCTGACTGCTATAGCGGCGTTAAAGTTGCTGATATCTATACTCCCCTTAAAGTATGTTCTAGTGGCGAGGTTTATCAAGCTGATGGAACTCATCTTACAGACAAGGGACAGAAAGTAGTCGCTGAAGCTATAATCAAAAACCTTGAAACGGTGATAAAGAAAGGACTAAAGTAGTCTTGACATAGAAAACTCAGAGCA from Veillonellaceae bacterium encodes:
- a CDS encoding SGNH/GDSL hydrolase family protein — protein: MPPQLGQELYSRYASSFIDSEYKTKLSKCVELVQNYNQDCHVFLMTPIAPTHKKICYMTEVFYKHYQLVHQVADCYSGVKVADIYTPLKVCSSGEVYQADGTHLTDKGQKVVAEAIIKNLETVIKKGLK